One window of the Candidatus Tisiphia endosymbiont of Sialis lutaria genome contains the following:
- a CDS encoding MFS transporter, with amino-acid sequence MIRYPQQQTSFKKEQKEAVGLLSIGTFLEYFDLMIYVHMAGLLNELFCEPTDIHTNSLMLAFSFCATFVFRPIGALIFGWVGDNIGRKSTIIITTFMMALSCIVMANLPTYAQIGSAAVWVMTICRAIQGISSMGEIVGAELYVTEMLNPPIQYASVGLMGACASLGTLAALGIASLVTSNILNWRVAFWIGAAVALIGSVARTKLREAPDFADAKRRIQKIFERTNTDTRILDQLAWQEKVNKKTVIALFLLQCALPLCFYFTYIHCSNILKTSFAYTMFEVINHNFIVCLMELLTLLILSYLSLKVSPLLIIKIILLIFSIFMIFCPYLLNNLNSPHQLFLIQFVVVLFEKCISPATPIFLKSFPVFKRFTCASITFAASRTLMYVISSFGFVYLTEYFGNWGIWFIMIPTIIGFAYGLLYFEKLAKPAEIT; translated from the coding sequence ATGATAAGGTATCCACAACAACAAACAAGTTTTAAAAAAGAACAAAAAGAAGCTGTAGGGTTACTATCAATAGGAACCTTCCTTGAATATTTTGATTTGATGATTTATGTTCATATGGCAGGGCTTCTTAATGAATTATTTTGTGAACCTACGGATATTCATACAAACTCTTTAATGCTAGCTTTTTCCTTTTGTGCTACATTTGTTTTTCGACCTATTGGAGCCTTAATATTTGGTTGGGTGGGTGATAATATCGGGCGTAAATCAACAATTATCATCACAACTTTTATGATGGCACTTTCATGTATTGTTATGGCTAATTTGCCTACTTATGCACAGATAGGAAGTGCAGCGGTTTGGGTAATGACCATCTGCCGGGCTATTCAAGGTATATCTTCTATGGGTGAAATAGTAGGAGCAGAACTTTATGTAACAGAAATGCTTAATCCACCAATACAATATGCAAGTGTAGGGTTAATGGGAGCTTGTGCTTCTCTAGGAACGTTAGCGGCTTTAGGCATTGCCTCACTTGTTACTTCTAATATTCTTAACTGGCGGGTAGCATTTTGGATTGGTGCAGCAGTTGCCTTAATTGGTTCTGTTGCCAGAACCAAACTTAGAGAAGCACCAGACTTTGCTGATGCCAAACGTCGAATACAAAAAATTTTTGAGAGAACTAATACCGATACACGTATTTTAGACCAGCTTGCTTGGCAAGAAAAAGTTAATAAAAAAACCGTAATAGCTTTATTTTTATTACAATGTGCTTTACCATTATGTTTTTATTTTACTTATATACATTGTAGTAATATTTTAAAAACTAGCTTTGCTTATACAATGTTTGAGGTTATTAATCATAATTTTATTGTCTGTCTAATGGAGCTGTTAACCCTATTAATATTATCTTATTTAAGTTTAAAAGTCTCTCCATTATTAATTATAAAAATTATACTGCTAATATTTTCTATTTTTATGATATTTTGTCCGTATTTGTTGAATAATCTTAATTCGCCTCATCAATTATTTCTGATTCAATTCGTTGTAGTTTTATTTGAGAAATGTATAAGCCCTGCTACTCCCATTTTTTTAAAAAGCTTTCCTGTATTTAAACGTTTTACCTGTGCTAGCATAACATTTGCTGCATCTCGTACTTTGATGTATGTTATTAGCTCCTTTGGTTTTGTCTACCTTACTGAATATTTTGGCAATTGGGGAATATGGTTTATTATGATTCCGACAATTATCGGTTTTGCTTATGGATTATTGTATTTTGAAAAATTGGCAAAACCAGCTGAAATCACCTAA
- a CDS encoding transposase, with the protein MLTAGQRNDITQAENLTKDVQNTTVIGDKGYDSSAFVESLENKGCEVVIPPKSNRKVQREYDKHIYKERHLIECFFGKIKHFRRIFSRFDKAPATFLAFLNFVGALIWLR; encoded by the coding sequence ATACTAACTGCTGGGCAAAGAAATGATATCACTCAGGCTGAAAATCTTACTAAAGATGTTCAGAATACGACGGTGATAGGCGATAAAGGATATGATAGTAGTGCGTTTGTAGAAAGCTTAGAAAATAAGGGGTGTGAGGTTGTTATACCACCAAAATCTAATCGTAAAGTACAACGTGAATATGATAAACATATTTATAAAGAACGCCATTTAATTGAATGCTTCTTTGGTAAAATCAAACATTTTAGGCGTATATTTTCTAGGTTTGATAAAGCCCCAGCCACCTTTTTAGCCTTTCTAAATTTCGTTGGAGCTTTAATATGGTTACGTTAA